Genomic segment of Myxococcus stipitatus:
GAACATGGAGAACGGGCGCTCCGTGGAGGTGCGCGTCAACGACCGCGGGCCCTTCGTCGAGGGGCGCATCGTCGACGTCTCGCAGGCCGCGGCCGCGAAGCTGGGCATGTTGGACAAAGGCGTGGTGCGGGTGCGCTTGTATCGCTGCGCGGACAACGTGTCGGAGATTCCCCGCGCAATGTGGGCGGCTCCGGTGTAGGGAGCCCCCATGTTTCTCTCGCTGGACACCTCGACGTTGACGATGTCGCTGGCCCTGGTGGAGCGCGGGCCGGACGGCGTGCGCGCCGTGGAGCACCTGGTGGTGCCCCCGCCCGTCAAGCAGAGCGAAGCGCTGCCGGGAGTCGTCGGTGAGCTGCTGGCCCGACACGACACGCGGCTGGCGGACCTGGAGGGCCTGGTGGTGGGCCTGGGGCCGGGCTCCTTCACGGGCTTGCGCATCGGCCTCGCCACGGTGAAGTCGCTGGCGTACGCGGCGAAGCTCAAGGTGGCGGGGGCGTCATCGCTGGCTGCCCTCGCGCTGGAGGGCCCGGAGGACGTTCCGCTCTACTGCCTCGCGGTGGCGCGCAAGGACGACCTGTACCTGGGCGCCTACGTCCGGCGGGGTGGGGCGGTGGAGGCGCTGGAGCCGGAGACGGCCATGTCGCCCCAGGAAGTGGCGGCGCGGATGGCCGCGGAGCCTCGCGCGCTGGCGCTGGGGCCGGCGCTGGTGGGCTACCACGCGGCGCTGGTGTCGCACGGGGTGGCGCCCGAGCGGCTCCTCTCGGGGCATGACTTCCCCTCGGCGGTGGCGCTGGCGCGGCTGGCGCGCTTCCCAGAGGAGTTCTCGCTCCAGGCGCTCTTCGCCATGGAGCCGCACTACGTGCGCGCCTCCGAGCCGGAGCGCAATCCGAAGTTCCCTCCGCTGCCGGGGCCCACGCCCACGGCGCGCTTGAAGGACGACTGAAGCGTCGGGCGCACCCGCGCTCGGGCGATGCACGCACAAGGACGCGTCATGAAAGACGATTTGCAGATTGCCGTGGTGGGTGCCACCGGCGTGGTGGGCCGTGAAGTGCTGGCGGGGCTGTACGCGCGCGACGTGCCCGCGGAGAACGTGAGGGCCTTCGGCTCGGAGCGCTCGAAGGGGCTGGAGGTGGAGTACGGCGAGGACTCGCTGGAGGTGGAGCGCGCCACGGCCGACGCCTTCCGGGGTGTGGGGCTGGTGCTGCTGGCGACGCCGGGCGAGGTGTCTCGCACGCTGGCTCCCGCGGCCCAGGCCGCGGGGGCGTGGGTGGTGGACGTCAGCCCCGCGTTCCGGGGCGATGGCAACGTCCCGCTGGTGCTGCCGGGCTTCAACACCGAGTCGCTGAGCACTGTCACGAAGGGCCGCGTGGTGTGCCTGCCGGGCGCGGTCACCACGGCCGCGGTGCACGTGGTGGAGCCGCTGCGCCGGGCCTTTGGCGTGGCGCGTGCGCAGGTGACGGCGATGATGGGCGTGTCCAGCGCGGGCGTGCGCGGCGTGGCGGAGCTGGAGAAGCAGACGGCGGACCTGATGTCCGGGCGCGAGCCGGAGCCGCATGCCTTCCCGCACCGGGTGGGCTTCAACCTGGTGCCGCAGGTGGGCGGCTTCATGGTGGGCTCGCCGTGGACGGAGGAGGAGGCGGGCTGGACGCTGGAGGCGGCGCGGCTGTTCGCGGGTCGGGGCGAGGCCCCCGTCCTCGCGGGCACGGCGGTGCAGGTGCCCAGCTTCTACGGGCACGGGCTGGTCATCAACGTGCAGCTCAAGAAGGCGGGCCCGGTGGAGCAGGTGAGGGCCGCGCTGAAGACGTCCCCCTCGCTCAAGGTGCTGGATGCGCCGGGGGAGCGCGTCTACCCCATGCCCATGCTCGTCACGTCGGACCCCGCGGTCCATGTGGGCCGGGTGCGCGCCTTCCCGCAGTCCCCGGAGTGGGTGACGCTCTTCGCCGCCATCGACAACGCCACCCGGGGCGCCGCGCTCAACCTGGTGGAGACCGGGTTGAAGCTGGCCGAGCGGGAGCGGGCTGCCTGACATTTTGGCACGCGGCCCGGGGCGCTCCTGTCTGTTTGGCGCTCCGGGGCTGGGACTCCAGGGCCACAACGGCGCGTGCCAGAAGGAGTTG
This window contains:
- the tsaB gene encoding tRNA (adenosine(37)-N6)-threonylcarbamoyltransferase complex dimerization subunit type 1 TsaB; this encodes MFLSLDTSTLTMSLALVERGPDGVRAVEHLVVPPPVKQSEALPGVVGELLARHDTRLADLEGLVVGLGPGSFTGLRIGLATVKSLAYAAKLKVAGASSLAALALEGPEDVPLYCLAVARKDDLYLGAYVRRGGAVEALEPETAMSPQEVAARMAAEPRALALGPALVGYHAALVSHGVAPERLLSGHDFPSAVALARLARFPEEFSLQALFAMEPHYVRASEPERNPKFPPLPGPTPTARLKDD
- a CDS encoding aspartate-semialdehyde dehydrogenase, giving the protein MKDDLQIAVVGATGVVGREVLAGLYARDVPAENVRAFGSERSKGLEVEYGEDSLEVERATADAFRGVGLVLLATPGEVSRTLAPAAQAAGAWVVDVSPAFRGDGNVPLVLPGFNTESLSTVTKGRVVCLPGAVTTAAVHVVEPLRRAFGVARAQVTAMMGVSSAGVRGVAELEKQTADLMSGREPEPHAFPHRVGFNLVPQVGGFMVGSPWTEEEAGWTLEAARLFAGRGEAPVLAGTAVQVPSFYGHGLVINVQLKKAGPVEQVRAALKTSPSLKVLDAPGERVYPMPMLVTSDPAVHVGRVRAFPQSPEWVTLFAAIDNATRGAALNLVETGLKLAERERAA